The following coding sequences are from one bacterium window:
- a CDS encoding aldehyde ferredoxin oxidoreductase family protein — MIKGYAGRILEIDLATQKYSFEPLDEEIAKLYIGGKGYGTRLLYDRTEAGVDPLGPDNPLIFATGPLNGSVAPQSNRFAVVCKSPLTGGIGNATCGGNYAYGMKRAGVDLIVVSHCSERPVRIEVDGDRDEVLFIDASDLWGKGTYETQEILGKKHSHAVIGQAGENQVLYAGIVSNERIAGRTGVGAVMGSKRLKAISVTGSRKLEMDDPETFKSYTKEVREIFKDHPVLGSSLKRFGTAAIVNTSNGRGILPTRNFQRGHFDQAMKISGEYMEDHALVGVKTSCQHCPVTCGRDVELRGKGRVKGPEYETLALMGSNLEIGDLEKVSEWNYLADDFGMDTISLGGSLSFAMELQERGVHDSGIRFGDPEGISELIGDIAHRRGAGDEIANGSRKMSQKFGGHEYAMHVKGLELSAYDPRGSFAQGVEYATTNRGGCHVQGGSMYMESVGPLTINPQNHKLKADIPVLMQNSACAINSMVLCFFTAYGMVPASIHNMDPKSLTYRTISKIFENSGPMMRLGMGMKGKPMMWYEKWLTYVTGQTFSSGHLQEIGGRIFNLERMYNLREGLTGKDDTLPPRMLNESIFENMDGGHPLGDFLPRYYKLRGWDADGVPLRATLDRLQVRV; from the coding sequence ATGATCAAAGGTTACGCGGGCCGAATCCTCGAAATCGATCTGGCGACGCAGAAGTACAGCTTTGAGCCGCTGGATGAAGAGATCGCGAAGCTCTATATCGGCGGCAAGGGCTATGGAACACGCCTGCTCTACGATCGCACGGAAGCGGGTGTCGATCCGCTCGGTCCCGACAACCCGTTGATCTTCGCCACCGGTCCGCTCAACGGTTCGGTGGCGCCGCAGAGCAATCGCTTTGCGGTCGTCTGCAAGAGTCCGCTTACCGGCGGGATCGGCAACGCGACTTGTGGTGGGAATTACGCCTACGGCATGAAGCGAGCCGGAGTCGATCTGATCGTCGTCAGCCATTGCTCCGAGCGACCCGTTCGCATCGAGGTCGACGGTGATCGCGACGAAGTCCTGTTCATCGATGCTTCGGACCTCTGGGGCAAGGGAACGTACGAAACCCAGGAGATCCTCGGCAAGAAGCACTCTCATGCCGTCATCGGACAGGCCGGAGAGAACCAGGTGCTCTATGCGGGCATCGTTTCGAACGAACGGATCGCGGGCCGCACCGGCGTCGGTGCCGTGATGGGTTCGAAGCGCCTCAAGGCGATCAGCGTCACGGGCTCGCGCAAGCTCGAAATGGACGATCCGGAGACTTTCAAGAGCTATACGAAGGAGGTTCGCGAAATCTTCAAGGATCATCCGGTGCTCGGAAGTTCGCTCAAACGCTTCGGCACTGCGGCGATCGTCAATACGTCCAATGGTCGGGGCATCCTGCCCACCCGGAACTTTCAGCGCGGTCACTTCGATCAGGCGATGAAGATCTCCGGCGAATACATGGAAGACCACGCGCTCGTCGGCGTGAAGACCAGTTGTCAGCACTGCCCGGTGACCTGCGGTCGCGACGTGGAATTGAGGGGCAAGGGCCGGGTCAAGGGGCCCGAGTACGAAACCCTGGCACTGATGGGCAGCAATCTGGAAATCGGCGATCTGGAGAAGGTCTCCGAGTGGAATTATCTCGCGGACGACTTCGGAATGGACACCATCAGCCTGGGCGGGAGCTTGAGTTTCGCCATGGAACTGCAGGAACGCGGAGTGCACGATTCCGGCATCCGCTTCGGCGATCCCGAGGGCATCAGCGAATTGATTGGCGACATCGCGCACCGCAGGGGCGCGGGTGACGAAATCGCCAACGGTTCGCGCAAGATGAGTCAGAAATTCGGCGGGCACGAATACGCCATGCACGTGAAGGGACTGGAACTCTCGGCGTACGATCCGCGCGGATCGTTTGCCCAGGGGGTCGAGTACGCCACCACCAATCGCGGCGGTTGCCACGTTCAGGGTGGAAGCATGTACATGGAATCGGTCGGCCCGCTCACGATCAATCCGCAGAACCACAAACTAAAGGCGGATATTCCGGTGCTCATGCAGAACAGCGCCTGCGCGATCAACTCGATGGTGCTCTGTTTCTTCACCGCCTACGGCATGGTTCCCGCGTCCATACACAATATGGATCCGAAGTCGCTGACCTACCGCACGATCTCGAAGATCTTCGAAAACTCGGGTCCGATGATGCGCCTGGGCATGGGGATGAAGGGCAAGCCCATGATGTGGTACGAAAAGTGGCTGACCTACGTTACCGGGCAGACTTTTTCATCCGGGCATCTCCAGGAGATCGGCGGTCGCATCTTCAATCTCGAGCGTATGTACAATCTGCGAGAGGGGTTGACGGGCAAGGACGACACGCTGCCTCCGCGCATGCTCAATGAGTCCATTTTCGAAAACATGGACGGGGGCCATCCGCTGGGTGATTTCCTGCCCCGGTACTACAAGCTTCGCGGCTGGGATGCCGACGGTGTTCCGCTGCGGGCGACACTGGATCGGTTGCAGGTTCGAGTCTGA
- a CDS encoding MoaD/ThiS family protein, producing the protein MSIRVELTYDMSKALGRDCLEIESAQTVEDAVAQTRARFGDGGEQFAKLVRVAAVSVNGILTTHRKGMKTKLSDGDRVGFVKAAAGG; encoded by the coding sequence ATGAGCATCCGAGTCGAATTGACCTACGACATGAGCAAGGCGCTGGGCCGGGACTGCCTCGAGATTGAATCCGCACAGACGGTCGAAGATGCGGTGGCGCAGACGCGCGCGCGCTTCGGGGATGGTGGGGAGCAGTTCGCCAAGCTGGTGCGTGTTGCTGCGGTGTCCGTCAACGGCATCCTGACGACCCACCGCAAAGGCATGAAGACGAAGCTCAGCGATGGCGATCGCGTGGGTTTCGTGAAAGCGGCGGCGGGAGGATGA
- a CDS encoding alpha/beta hydrolase translates to MRKLLIFFVLTLLIGVVGPPACYSLVGIERPELPKAGRSLELRDGTRLNVLESGNAAAHPIVLIHGLPGSGYDWRPLPETLAAGGGRVIAYDRKGYGHSDARGENEAHSMEANASELLQLLEALELRNATLVGWSYGGGVATLASIADSSRIARVVLLASVGPAVEFEGGNWIENLIFSAPVLAWVGRVPPISAATTTALSREAFSEQAMPDWWVPQTRANLARTGTRRAMRLESQQWPTVALEPEKIGRPVLVIHGSEDRSLPLSVGEDLYRRTQPESKILRVSGGSHMLPVTHAELLAQHILSFSGGKDSASD, encoded by the coding sequence ATGCGCAAACTCTTGATTTTCTTCGTCTTGACACTGCTGATCGGGGTGGTCGGTCCGCCCGCCTGTTACAGCCTGGTCGGCATCGAGCGCCCGGAGCTTCCGAAGGCCGGGCGATCGCTAGAACTCCGCGACGGCACGCGGCTCAACGTACTCGAGAGCGGAAACGCAGCCGCTCACCCGATCGTATTGATCCACGGGCTTCCGGGGTCTGGCTATGACTGGAGACCGTTACCGGAAACCCTGGCGGCCGGTGGGGGACGCGTGATCGCGTACGACCGAAAGGGCTACGGGCATTCCGACGCTCGAGGCGAGAACGAGGCGCACTCGATGGAGGCCAATGCCTCTGAGTTGCTCCAGTTGCTCGAAGCGCTCGAGCTTCGAAACGCCACACTGGTGGGCTGGTCGTACGGGGGCGGGGTCGCAACTCTGGCCAGCATCGCGGATTCATCGCGCATCGCGCGCGTCGTGCTCCTGGCGAGCGTCGGGCCCGCGGTGGAATTCGAAGGCGGCAACTGGATCGAAAACCTGATCTTCTCGGCGCCCGTACTGGCATGGGTCGGGCGCGTTCCTCCGATTTCGGCGGCCACCACGACCGCCCTCAGTCGCGAGGCCTTCAGCGAACAAGCGATGCCAGACTGGTGGGTTCCCCAGACCCGAGCAAATCTGGCACGTACAGGCACGCGACGTGCGATGCGACTCGAAAGCCAGCAATGGCCGACGGTTGCCCTGGAACCGGAAAAGATCGGCCGTCCGGTCCTGGTCATCCACGGCAGCGAAGACCGCTCATTGCCGTTGTCCGTCGGCGAAGACCTTTACCGTCGCACACAACCCGAATCCAAAATTCTGCGGGTCAGCGGCGGGAGCCATATGCTTCCGGTCACCCACGCAGAGCTGCTCGCGCAGCATATCCTCAGCTTTTCTGGCGGGAAAGATTCAGCGTCGGACTGA
- the ilvD gene encoding dihydroxy-acid dehydratase — protein MSKGYRSHTTTRGRNMAGARSLWRATGMTDEDFNKPIIAIANSFTQFVPGHVHLWDVGQRLKTIIDEAGGYGVEFNTIAIDDGIAMGHDGMLYSLPSRDLIADSVEYMVNAHMADALVCVSNCDKITPGMLMAAMRLDIPTIFVSGGPMEAGKAVGTTDRLGNPLPEALDLIDTVIQSQNPDVDDETLEIIERSSCPTCGSCSGMFTANSMNCLAEALGLALPGNGTLLATHVLRWELFERAGARIVELARACYEQDDSSVRPRSIASFDAFENAMSVDIAMGGSTNTVLHLLAIAHEAQVDFTINDIERISRLTPTLCKVAPSSNYHLEDVGRAGGVFTILGALQRAGRIHADVGTVEGGTLGEAIASNDVRSETADPRAQTYALAAPGGVRTTVAFSQDKYYESVDYDAEQGCIRESDHAYSSDGGLAVLRGNIAEDGCIVKSAGVPESLRVFEGPARIYESQDAACKGIIQDEVQSGDVLVIRYEGPKGGPGMQEMLYPTSYLKSKKLEMSCALVTDGRFSGGSAGLSIGHVSPEAAEGGAIGLVQNGDLIRIDISNRKIEFAVEAAELETRRTAMEERGQSAWQPEEKRERRVSKALQAYALMTTSASRGAVRDPDQLK, from the coding sequence ATGAGCAAGGGATACCGCAGCCACACGACGACCCGGGGCCGAAACATGGCGGGCGCGCGCTCGCTATGGCGCGCCACCGGAATGACCGATGAGGACTTCAACAAGCCCATCATCGCCATCGCCAATAGCTTCACCCAGTTCGTGCCCGGACACGTCCACCTCTGGGACGTGGGGCAACGACTCAAGACGATCATCGACGAGGCCGGAGGCTACGGAGTCGAGTTCAACACCATCGCCATCGACGACGGAATCGCGATGGGCCACGACGGGATGCTCTACTCGCTGCCCAGTCGCGACCTGATCGCCGATAGCGTCGAGTACATGGTGAATGCCCACATGGCCGATGCCCTCGTGTGCGTTTCGAACTGCGACAAGATCACTCCGGGAATGTTGATGGCGGCCATGCGCCTCGATATTCCCACGATCTTCGTTTCGGGCGGACCCATGGAAGCCGGCAAGGCGGTGGGAACCACGGACCGCCTCGGCAACCCACTGCCCGAAGCCCTCGACCTGATCGATACCGTGATCCAGTCCCAGAACCCGGACGTCGACGACGAGACCCTGGAGATCATCGAACGTTCTTCGTGTCCGACCTGCGGTTCCTGCTCGGGGATGTTCACCGCCAATAGCATGAACTGCCTGGCCGAAGCCCTGGGCCTGGCATTGCCGGGCAATGGCACCCTGCTGGCCACCCACGTCTTGCGCTGGGAACTCTTCGAACGCGCGGGAGCGCGCATCGTCGAGTTGGCCCGCGCCTGCTACGAGCAAGATGACTCCAGTGTACGGCCGCGGAGCATTGCGAGCTTCGACGCCTTCGAAAACGCCATGAGCGTCGATATCGCGATGGGGGGCTCGACCAATACCGTGCTCCATCTTCTGGCCATCGCCCACGAGGCGCAGGTGGACTTCACGATCAATGACATCGAGAGGATCTCGCGCCTGACCCCGACTCTGTGCAAGGTCGCGCCTTCGTCGAACTACCACCTCGAGGACGTCGGTCGGGCGGGTGGAGTCTTCACCATCCTCGGCGCTCTGCAGCGCGCCGGGCGAATACACGCAGACGTCGGAACCGTCGAGGGCGGAACTCTCGGCGAAGCCATCGCCAGCAACGATGTTCGCTCTGAAACCGCGGACCCCAGGGCTCAAACCTACGCTCTGGCCGCACCGGGCGGTGTGCGGACGACGGTCGCCTTCTCGCAGGACAAGTACTACGAATCCGTCGACTACGACGCTGAACAAGGTTGCATCCGCGAAAGCGACCACGCCTATAGTTCAGACGGCGGACTCGCGGTACTGCGCGGAAACATCGCCGAAGACGGGTGCATCGTGAAATCAGCGGGTGTACCCGAGAGCCTTCGGGTCTTCGAAGGTCCGGCTCGCATCTACGAGTCACAGGATGCCGCGTGCAAGGGGATCATCCAGGACGAGGTCCAGAGCGGCGATGTCCTGGTCATCCGCTACGAGGGACCGAAGGGAGGACCCGGCATGCAGGAAATGCTCTACCCGACCTCCTATCTCAAGTCGAAGAAACTCGAGATGAGCTGCGCGCTGGTCACCGACGGACGATTCAGCGGTGGATCGGCCGGATTGTCGATCGGGCATGTATCTCCCGAAGCCGCCGAAGGCGGCGCGATTGGCCTGGTCCAGAACGGCGATCTGATCCGTATCGATATTTCCAATCGAAAGATCGAGTTCGCCGTCGAAGCAGCAGAACTCGAAACCCGACGCACGGCCATGGAAGAGCGAGGCCAGAGCGCGTGGCAACCGGAAGAAAAGCGCGAACGCAGAGTTTCGAAGGCGTTGCAGGCCTACGCATTGATGACCACGAGTGCCTCTCGCGGAGCAGTACGCGATCCCGACCAACTGAAATAA
- a CDS encoding MOSC domain-containing protein, whose protein sequence is MIVGRLAGLWRYAVKSMEGEDLQECLLGDLGLPGDRGWAVRDETAGEIRNGRKFPELLLCRARYTKEPEGDEVPPAEIVLPDGTELRSDASDAGERLSALLGRPVTLWPRKPAEDLDHYRRGKPDAPDMETELRQVMDRQPGEPLPDFSGFRRDLAFFACPPGTYFDSFPLHLLTTASLRRLEELHPGTDAHPARFRPNLLIESEGEAIGPVEADWNERRLRIGQAELQVEIPTVRCAIPGRAQRQLPADPGLMRAIVRDLAQNLGAYASVCTPGRIAIGDPVELI, encoded by the coding sequence ATGATCGTAGGGCGGTTGGCTGGCCTGTGGCGGTACGCGGTCAAATCGATGGAGGGAGAGGATCTGCAGGAGTGCCTGCTCGGAGACCTTGGGCTCCCCGGGGACCGGGGCTGGGCCGTGCGCGACGAGACCGCGGGCGAGATCCGCAACGGGCGGAAATTCCCCGAACTGCTTCTGTGTCGCGCGCGCTACACCAAAGAACCCGAGGGCGATGAAGTTCCACCGGCCGAGATCGTCCTGCCCGACGGCACGGAACTGCGCAGCGACGCCTCAGATGCGGGCGAACGCCTCTCGGCCCTGCTGGGGCGACCCGTCACACTCTGGCCTCGCAAACCAGCGGAAGACCTCGACCACTACCGGCGCGGCAAGCCGGATGCCCCCGATATGGAGACCGAACTTCGACAGGTGATGGACCGTCAGCCCGGTGAACCCCTGCCCGATTTTTCCGGCTTCCGACGCGATCTCGCGTTCTTCGCCTGTCCGCCCGGCACCTACTTCGACTCCTTTCCGCTGCACCTGCTGACGACGGCTTCTCTGCGCCGACTCGAGGAGTTGCATCCGGGCACGGACGCGCACCCCGCGCGCTTTCGACCCAATCTGTTGATCGAGAGCGAGGGTGAGGCCATCGGGCCCGTCGAGGCCGACTGGAATGAGCGAAGACTGCGCATCGGGCAGGCGGAGCTACAGGTCGAGATTCCGACCGTCCGTTGCGCCATCCCGGGTCGGGCCCAGCGCCAACTCCCGGCGGACCCTGGTTTGATGCGCGCGATCGTGCGCGATCTGGCCCAGAACCTGGGCGCCTATGCGTCGGTATGCACGCCCGGTCGGATCGCCATCGGCGACCCGGTCGAGCTGATCTGA
- a CDS encoding RidA family protein, translated as MKRNLVNPPGTEAVYKSWKFSQAVRVGDTIWVSGQVGTGPEGIPAEIDKQARLAFENLKAVLAEAGASLADVVELVSYHTDISEVPAVAAVKDEFIPQDYPAWTVLGVSALILPDLRLEIRATAVLGSSEVER; from the coding sequence ATGAAGCGCAATCTGGTCAACCCGCCCGGAACCGAGGCCGTCTACAAGAGCTGGAAGTTTTCTCAGGCCGTGCGCGTCGGCGATACGATCTGGGTTTCCGGCCAGGTCGGTACCGGTCCCGAGGGAATCCCGGCGGAGATCGACAAGCAGGCGCGTCTGGCTTTCGAAAATCTGAAGGCAGTGCTCGCGGAAGCGGGCGCCAGCCTGGCCGATGTCGTGGAACTGGTCAGCTACCACACCGATATCAGCGAAGTGCCAGCCGTGGCCGCGGTCAAGGACGAGTTCATCCCGCAGGACTACCCGGCCTGGACGGTTCTGGGCGTCAGCGCTCTCATTCTTCCCGATCTGCGTCTGGAGATCAGAGCCACGGCCGTGTTGGGAAGCTCCGAAGTCGAGCGTTAG
- a CDS encoding alpha/beta hydrolase — MIWLRRGLMTLAGLVGILCLFFAGWWLVPAGTASIPGRNSIASLERVLLGGLEQTLLLRGQDATQPVLLYLHGGPGAAMLPVAPYYSKRLEEHFVVVHWDQRGAGASCKGVDWNTVTLEQIVSDTIELSEILSRREGAGGKIFLLGHSWGSIIGALAAQKRPDLYYAYVGLGQVVNGRRNEELSYQWVVEEAGRRGDEEALKELATVSPPYGTSEELVVQRNWLNAYDGSIYASDQLLNILPSALFGREYTLSTRVSWLGCFMSSLDALWGGMDEVDFPTQIPQFEVPVFFFTGRHDWNTPFPLVEEWAARLAPSTTEIVWFEEAGHMVPIESPAEFQQKLIERLLPLAPGS, encoded by the coding sequence ATGATCTGGTTGCGCCGCGGACTGATGACTTTGGCAGGGCTAGTCGGAATTCTCTGCTTGTTTTTCGCAGGCTGGTGGCTGGTTCCCGCGGGCACGGCCTCGATTCCCGGAAGAAACTCGATCGCATCGCTCGAACGCGTGCTGCTCGGCGGTCTTGAACAGACTCTTCTGTTGCGCGGTCAGGACGCGACCCAACCCGTCCTCCTCTACCTGCACGGGGGTCCGGGTGCGGCCATGCTGCCGGTCGCACCCTACTACTCGAAGCGACTCGAAGAACACTTCGTCGTGGTGCACTGGGATCAACGCGGAGCGGGGGCCTCCTGTAAGGGGGTCGACTGGAACACCGTGACGCTCGAACAGATCGTGAGCGATACGATCGAGCTTTCGGAGATCCTCTCGCGGCGCGAAGGCGCCGGGGGCAAGATCTTCCTGCTCGGCCATTCGTGGGGAAGCATCATCGGAGCTCTGGCAGCCCAGAAACGGCCCGATCTGTATTACGCGTACGTGGGGCTCGGCCAGGTGGTCAACGGTCGGCGCAACGAGGAACTCTCCTATCAGTGGGTAGTCGAAGAAGCCGGTCGGCGCGGCGACGAAGAAGCCTTGAAAGAGCTGGCCACGGTCTCTCCACCCTATGGAACGTCCGAAGAACTCGTCGTTCAGCGCAACTGGCTCAACGCCTACGATGGCAGCATCTACGCGAGCGACCAGTTGCTCAACATACTTCCGTCCGCACTCTTTGGACGCGAATACACTCTGTCCACGCGCGTGTCATGGCTGGGGTGCTTCATGTCGAGCCTCGATGCCCTCTGGGGCGGCATGGACGAAGTCGATTTTCCCACACAGATTCCGCAGTTCGAAGTTCCGGTCTTCTTCTTCACGGGACGCCACGACTGGAACACACCCTTCCCGCTCGTAGAAGAATGGGCGGCCCGCCTCGCCCCTTCCACGACCGAGATCGTCTGGTTCGAAGAAGCCGGGCACATGGTCCCGATCGAATCCCCTGCCGAATTCCAGCAGAAGCTGATCGAACGCCTGCTCCCCCTGGCTCCCGGATCCTGA
- a CDS encoding MaoC family dehydratase, which produces MSSERFHPQPLKTFRGPLPSSLTDAAVEGQGEEGQAIGLLRDAGSVPPDVLMGMSLFLLVNQPRRPREDGSRPKGAVSGGVWVREQVTIHRPVRIGQSLVIEGESARRFSRRGRRYGVTIAETRDFDGRLLVSNRTTGLLSYRKDEALPDGAEGRTEDDLGFAGPDARRAVANPEIDKLTRLSPGDRFEGKRSLVSLEMMRKRDAARDENPIHTDPEVAKREGLAAPIAGGSHVAAFLTETLMRAWGPEVLLHGAHFDLRWKAQTFADTRITPVAIVKRATPELVELSLSVEGEDRTALEGALYIPLAESRG; this is translated from the coding sequence ATGTCTTCTGAACGCTTCCACCCACAGCCCCTGAAAACCTTTCGCGGTCCGTTGCCGAGTTCACTGACCGATGCTGCGGTCGAAGGTCAGGGCGAAGAGGGGCAGGCGATTGGGCTCTTGCGGGATGCGGGGAGTGTTCCCCCCGACGTGTTGATGGGCATGAGCTTGTTTCTGCTGGTCAATCAACCGCGCAGGCCGCGTGAAGACGGAAGCCGGCCCAAGGGTGCGGTTTCCGGTGGGGTCTGGGTGCGCGAACAGGTAACGATTCACCGACCGGTTCGGATCGGGCAGTCCCTGGTGATCGAAGGCGAGTCGGCGCGTCGTTTCAGTCGCCGGGGTCGCCGCTACGGTGTCACGATCGCGGAGACGCGTGACTTCGACGGCCGACTCCTGGTCTCCAACCGGACGACGGGTCTGCTGAGCTATCGCAAAGACGAAGCGCTACCCGACGGAGCCGAGGGAAGAACGGAGGACGATCTCGGTTTCGCCGGACCCGATGCCCGCCGGGCTGTGGCCAATCCCGAGATCGACAAACTCACACGACTTTCGCCGGGAGATCGATTCGAAGGCAAACGCTCTCTGGTGTCTCTGGAGATGATGCGCAAGCGCGATGCCGCACGAGACGAGAATCCGATCCACACCGATCCAGAGGTCGCAAAGCGCGAAGGGCTCGCCGCACCGATCGCGGGGGGATCTCATGTCGCGGCCTTTCTGACGGAGACGCTGATGCGAGCCTGGGGACCGGAAGTGCTCCTGCATGGCGCGCACTTCGACCTCAGGTGGAAGGCGCAGACCTTTGCGGATACACGGATTACTCCCGTCGCCATCGTGAAGCGGGCGACGCCGGAACTCGTCGAACTTTCGCTGAGTGTCGAGGGTGAAGATCGAACTGC